From a single Collibacillus ludicampi genomic region:
- the hpaE gene encoding 5-carboxymethyl-2-hydroxymuconate semialdehyde dehydrogenase, translating to MSKVRVDRVLHYINGQFVEGVSGKRFENMNPFNNQVLNEVAEGFKEDIDLAVQAARKAFDQGPWGKMSVTDRLKYILKIADLIETYSEELSYLESLDTGLPISQTKKMAARAAENFRFYAEMVKSRMVGEAYQVDGDFINYTIHKPIGVAGLITPWNAPFMLETWKVAPALATGNTVVLKPAEWSPLTANKLAEIIHEAGLPEGVFNVVHGFGETAGASLVAHPNVRLISFTGETTTGSEIIKNSADTLKKISMELGGKSPAIVFADADLESALDAVVWGIFSFNGERCTANSRLFLQKPIYDTFVEALKERVSNIVVGDPMDESTEVGPLIHKKHWQNVMNYIDIARAECAEVFSGSIPDAYRAGNYVAPTLLLNCHNQMRVAQEEIFGPVMAVIPFDTEEEVLQMANDVRYGLAAYVWTSDIKRGHRLAQAIESGMVWINSQNTRDLRIPFGGTKHSGIGREGGHYSFEFYTETQVIHVAIENHHIPKFGKTKK from the coding sequence ATGAGCAAGGTTAGAGTTGATCGAGTTCTTCACTACATTAACGGACAATTTGTTGAAGGAGTTTCGGGCAAACGTTTTGAGAATATGAATCCGTTTAACAACCAGGTGTTAAATGAAGTGGCAGAGGGTTTCAAGGAAGATATAGATTTAGCGGTACAAGCGGCACGAAAGGCTTTCGACCAAGGGCCATGGGGGAAGATGAGCGTCACCGATCGGTTAAAATATATTCTCAAGATTGCAGATTTGATCGAGACCTACAGTGAAGAATTATCGTATCTCGAATCGCTGGATACGGGTTTACCAATTAGCCAAACCAAGAAAATGGCGGCTCGTGCGGCGGAAAACTTCCGGTTTTATGCGGAAATGGTGAAGAGCCGGATGGTGGGAGAGGCTTATCAAGTGGACGGAGATTTCATCAATTATACGATTCATAAACCCATTGGAGTTGCAGGTTTGATTACTCCCTGGAATGCTCCCTTTATGTTAGAAACTTGGAAAGTGGCTCCTGCATTGGCTACAGGTAATACCGTTGTTTTAAAACCAGCTGAATGGTCACCGCTTACGGCGAATAAACTCGCTGAAATCATTCATGAAGCCGGACTGCCGGAAGGCGTCTTTAACGTTGTACATGGTTTTGGGGAAACGGCTGGAGCATCTCTAGTCGCACATCCTAACGTTCGCTTAATCTCTTTTACTGGAGAAACGACAACTGGATCGGAAATTATTAAAAATAGTGCGGATACTTTGAAGAAAATTTCTATGGAGCTTGGTGGAAAATCACCGGCGATCGTCTTTGCCGATGCCGATTTAGAAAGTGCATTGGACGCAGTGGTATGGGGGATTTTCTCCTTCAATGGTGAACGTTGTACCGCAAATTCGCGTCTCTTCTTGCAAAAGCCCATTTATGATACGTTTGTTGAAGCATTAAAAGAACGTGTCTCCAATATCGTTGTCGGTGACCCTATGGATGAGTCTACAGAAGTGGGACCTTTAATTCATAAAAAACACTGGCAAAATGTGATGAACTATATTGACATTGCCCGTGCGGAATGTGCAGAAGTGTTCAGCGGATCGATTCCAGATGCATATCGAGCGGGTAATTATGTAGCGCCAACGCTTCTTTTAAATTGTCATAATCAAATGCGTGTAGCGCAAGAAGAGATCTTTGGACCGGTCATGGCTGTAATTCCTTTCGATACGGAAGAAGAAGTATTGCAGATGGCTAATGATGTAAGATATGGTCTGGCCGCTTACGTTTGGACAAGTGATATTAAACGTGGACATCGCTTGGCACAAGCGATAGAAAGTGGAATGGTATGGATCAATTCACAAAATACAAGGGATTTGCGGATTCCTTTTGGAGGAACCAAACATAGTGGAATCGGGCGTGAAGGTGGACACTACAGCTTTGAATTCTATACAGAAACCCAAGTGATTCATGTCGCTATTGAGAACCACCATATCCCTAAATTCGGAAAAACAAAAAAGTAA
- the hpaB gene encoding 4-hydroxyphenylacetate 3-monooxygenase, oxygenase component codes for MPAKTGQQYIERVDKARSNVWIDGKRVEGKISEHPAFKGVMKSQAALYDMQHDKDKQDFMTYKSPTTGERVGTSFLQPRTKEDLEKRRKMIQEWARFNGGMMGRSPDYINAGLMAYGAAAEMFGKQDPMFAENMRNYYEYARENDLSLTHTLIQPQVNRAVNSAQLPDPYIAARIVKKNSEGVVIRGARLLATQGGITDEIMVFPSTVLKQSDDEKPYAFAFCIPNNTPGLKFICRESFDYGKSAFDHPLGSRFEEMDTIVVFDDVTVPWDRVFALGDVEICNRAYIESNAQVHMTHQVVSKNIAKTEFILGILQLMVETINIGQFQHVQEKMSEVIIVLEIMKSLMIAAETNAQVDKWGIMTPDFKPLNVARNYFPKMYPRFMEIMQLLGASGLMAIPNEADFNSELRADLDKYLQAANSDAYNRVKLYRLAWDTCMSAFGSRQTLYERFFFGDPVRMASALYNWYGKQEYVDRVKEFLQRSEELVLKG; via the coding sequence ATGCCGGCTAAGACAGGACAACAATATATTGAACGAGTGGACAAAGCGCGATCCAATGTGTGGATTGATGGAAAGAGGGTAGAGGGGAAGATTTCTGAACACCCTGCATTCAAAGGGGTCATGAAAAGCCAGGCTGCTCTCTACGACATGCAGCATGATAAAGATAAACAGGATTTTATGACTTATAAATCACCGACAACAGGTGAACGAGTAGGAACATCTTTCCTACAACCCCGGACCAAAGAGGATTTGGAAAAACGCCGCAAGATGATTCAAGAATGGGCCCGTTTCAACGGAGGGATGATGGGGCGTTCTCCAGACTATATCAATGCCGGATTGATGGCTTATGGAGCGGCAGCGGAAATGTTCGGAAAACAGGATCCCATGTTTGCCGAAAACATGCGGAATTATTATGAATACGCCCGTGAAAACGATTTATCGTTAACGCATACGCTAATCCAGCCTCAAGTCAATCGGGCAGTCAATTCGGCACAGCTTCCGGATCCGTATATCGCGGCGCGTATCGTTAAGAAAAATTCGGAAGGGGTTGTTATTCGGGGAGCACGCTTGCTGGCGACACAAGGGGGAATCACCGATGAAATCATGGTGTTTCCTTCAACGGTTTTGAAGCAGTCAGATGATGAAAAACCATACGCATTTGCCTTCTGCATTCCGAATAATACACCCGGATTGAAATTTATTTGTAGAGAATCGTTTGATTACGGGAAATCCGCTTTCGATCATCCGTTGGGTTCCCGTTTTGAAGAAATGGATACGATTGTAGTCTTTGATGATGTAACTGTTCCGTGGGATCGCGTTTTTGCCCTTGGGGATGTTGAAATTTGCAATCGGGCCTATATCGAAAGTAACGCTCAAGTTCACATGACTCACCAAGTCGTATCTAAAAATATTGCGAAAACGGAGTTCATCCTTGGCATTCTACAGTTAATGGTAGAAACCATTAATATTGGTCAGTTTCAACATGTACAGGAAAAAATGTCTGAGGTCATCATTGTCCTTGAAATCATGAAATCGTTGATGATTGCAGCAGAAACGAATGCCCAAGTAGATAAGTGGGGAATTATGACACCGGACTTTAAACCTTTAAATGTTGCCCGAAACTATTTCCCCAAAATGTATCCCCGGTTTATGGAGATCATGCAATTGCTTGGAGCGAGCGGTTTGATGGCGATTCCAAATGAAGCAGACTTTAACTCTGAACTTCGTGCAGATCTGGATAAGTATTTGCAAGCCGCAAATTCGGATGCTTATAACCGGGTTAAACTGTATCGATTAGCATGGGATACATGTATGAGTGCTTTTGGGTCGCGCCAAACGCTGTATGAGCGCTTTTTCTTCGGAGATCCCGTCCGTATGGCTAGCGCTTTATACAACTGGTATGGTAAACAAGAATACGTGGATCGTGTCAAGGAATTTTTACAGCGTTCTGAAGAACTCGTGTTGAAGGGATAA
- the hpaD gene encoding 3,4-dihydroxyphenylacetate 2,3-dioxygenase — MKFDIIRLAHAEFNVTDLERARDFYVNALGFIETESDSHHIYLRAIEDANHHCLVLTKSDVPSVNHISFRVGTEEELDRLTHFFATQNLPIRWLEKEEERGQGRAIRIQDPGGIPVEFFCEMEKAECMLQKFNKHYGAKIKRIDHANCNVRDIDRVNQWYTENLGFKCSEYTVTGPIDNERLWASWLHRKPSVHDLALIHEKGPRIHHIGFWMEDSKSILDACDYLSSCGYYSSIERTPGRHGTSNAFFVYLRDPDGHRLELYTSDYFTGDPDWDPIKWHLSDPQRATLWGAEPPISWKKEAMPVQNILTGELMEIGEPMIYSEIRN, encoded by the coding sequence ATGAAATTTGACATTATTCGTTTAGCGCATGCCGAATTCAATGTAACTGATTTAGAACGAGCGAGGGATTTTTATGTCAATGCGCTTGGATTTATTGAAACAGAATCAGATTCTCATCATATTTATTTACGTGCTATCGAGGATGCCAATCATCACTGTCTTGTCTTGACGAAATCAGATGTACCGAGTGTGAATCATATCTCCTTCCGAGTCGGAACGGAAGAAGAATTAGATCGATTGACCCATTTTTTTGCTACCCAAAACTTGCCGATTCGTTGGCTTGAAAAAGAAGAAGAAAGGGGACAAGGGAGAGCCATCCGAATCCAGGATCCCGGCGGTATTCCTGTCGAGTTCTTCTGTGAGATGGAAAAGGCTGAATGCATGCTTCAGAAATTTAATAAGCACTATGGAGCGAAAATCAAGCGCATTGATCACGCGAATTGTAACGTTCGCGACATTGATAGGGTGAATCAGTGGTATACAGAGAATTTGGGATTCAAGTGTTCCGAATACACGGTTACAGGTCCGATCGACAATGAACGGTTATGGGCTTCCTGGTTGCATCGTAAACCAAGTGTGCATGATTTAGCTCTGATTCATGAGAAAGGACCGCGCATTCATCACATTGGGTTCTGGATGGAAGATTCGAAATCGATTCTCGATGCTTGTGATTATTTATCGAGTTGCGGTTATTATTCGAGCATCGAGCGCACTCCGGGGCGTCATGGCACCTCTAATGCATTCTTTGTTTACCTTCGTGACCCTGATGGCCATAGATTGGAATTATACACCAGTGACTATTTCACAGGTGATCCGGATTGGGATCCGATTAAATGGCATCTAAGCGATCCGCAACGTGCGACTTTATGGGGAGCAGAGCCCCCTATAAGCTGGAAAAAGGAAGCGATGCCTGTTCAAAATATCTTAACCGGTGAATTAATGGAAATCGGTGAGCCCATGATATACAGCGAAATTAGAAATTAA
- a CDS encoding GntR family transcriptional regulator — protein sequence MEKKKNIISKKQYAYEILRSRILDGIYGPGHRIVIDQIAKELQLSPIPVREAIRQLEADGLIQYKPYSGAIVSTVNESEYLDNLSVLAVLEGFATALSSRSITEESIKLLEQMNEEMKEALFHFELDQFGILNRRFHGIIVEHSGNALLIERIQSTWELMPRFRQYGFSYVPHRARESIGEHALIIQMIKEKAPSREIEELVRKHFMATAKAFQKKMGNESESEND from the coding sequence ATGGAAAAGAAAAAGAACATCATTAGTAAAAAGCAATATGCCTATGAAATTCTACGTTCGCGCATTCTAGACGGAATCTATGGACCAGGTCATCGCATTGTTATTGATCAGATTGCTAAAGAACTACAATTAAGTCCCATTCCCGTAAGGGAGGCGATTCGTCAATTAGAAGCCGACGGCTTGATTCAGTATAAACCGTACAGTGGAGCAATTGTGAGTACCGTAAATGAGTCTGAATATTTGGATAATTTATCGGTATTAGCAGTCTTAGAGGGGTTTGCAACCGCTCTGAGCTCCCGATCCATCACGGAAGAATCCATTAAACTTCTCGAGCAGATGAATGAAGAAATGAAGGAGGCTCTTTTTCATTTTGAACTTGATCAATTTGGAATTTTAAATCGTAGATTTCATGGGATTATTGTTGAACATAGCGGTAATGCTTTACTCATAGAAAGGATTCAGTCTACTTGGGAACTCATGCCGCGATTTCGTCAATATGGTTTTTCCTATGTACCTCATCGTGCTCGGGAATCCATTGGGGAACATGCCCTTATCATACAAATGATTAAGGAAAAAGCCCCTTCAAGGGAAATCGAAGAGCTAGTAAGGAAACATTTTATGGCTACTGCAAAGGCATTCCAAAAAAAGATGGGGAATGAATCGGAAAGTGAAAATGATTGA
- a CDS encoding metallophosphoesterase family protein, translated as MGVAFRFVHTADLHLDSPFIGIGQSSPVIQERLREATFAAFHRIVDLCIRENVDFLTIGGDVFDGANRSLRAQVRFRDELKRLGEAGIRSFVIHGNHDHQGGERIRLEWPEFVHIFSAQSVEAVPVFREGQEIARIYGISYPHAEVTENLAKRFKRDADAPYAIALLHTNVGSENEHANYAPCTLSDLKKSGFDFWGLGHIHKRALLHEEHPVILYPGNPQGRHPNETGARGCYLVEVDENGHTVCTFHETDDVRWVIEEITIDGLTREEELYARLLEQMDTVYRQHRGRTVIVRILLKGRGPLHSYVKVRDMREDLLAALRENAPVDEDTYIFCESIQTRTKPLIDKEIFRNDPGLLGDVLALAESCRTEEGRLDFLRKAIQPLFESASARQVLEQPSDEELLQWLAEAEDVLLELLGKEED; from the coding sequence ATGGGAGTCGCATTTCGCTTTGTTCATACAGCGGATTTGCACTTGGACAGTCCGTTTATAGGAATCGGGCAATCCTCCCCCGTCATTCAAGAAAGATTACGGGAGGCAACATTCGCGGCGTTTCACCGCATCGTCGATCTGTGCATTCGTGAAAACGTTGATTTTTTAACGATCGGCGGGGATGTGTTCGACGGAGCTAACCGCAGTTTGCGAGCACAAGTGCGCTTTCGTGATGAACTGAAGCGTCTGGGTGAGGCGGGTATACGCTCATTCGTTATTCACGGGAACCATGACCATCAAGGTGGGGAACGGATACGTCTGGAGTGGCCCGAGTTTGTGCACATCTTCTCCGCCCAATCGGTGGAAGCCGTTCCGGTCTTTCGTGAGGGACAGGAAATCGCGCGCATCTATGGGATCAGCTATCCGCACGCGGAGGTTACGGAAAATTTGGCAAAACGGTTTAAAAGGGATGCGGACGCACCTTACGCGATCGCGCTTTTGCATACAAACGTGGGGAGCGAAAATGAACATGCCAATTACGCCCCCTGTACGCTCAGTGATTTGAAAAAATCGGGGTTTGATTTTTGGGGACTTGGTCATATTCATAAACGCGCTTTGTTGCACGAGGAACATCCAGTCATTCTTTATCCGGGCAATCCCCAGGGACGCCATCCGAATGAAACGGGGGCACGTGGATGTTATCTGGTCGAGGTAGACGAGAATGGCCATACGGTCTGCACGTTTCATGAGACGGACGACGTCCGCTGGGTCATTGAGGAAATCACGATCGACGGACTGACAAGGGAAGAGGAATTGTACGCTCGATTATTGGAACAAATGGATACGGTTTATCGACAACACCGGGGGCGTACCGTGATCGTGCGCATACTGCTCAAGGGTCGGGGGCCCCTCCATTCTTACGTCAAAGTACGAGACATGAGGGAAGACCTTCTCGCAGCATTACGCGAAAACGCCCCGGTCGATGAGGATACATACATTTTCTGTGAATCGATTCAAACCCGAACAAAACCTCTCATCGATAAAGAGATCTTTCGCAATGATCCAGGTCTGCTTGGAGATGTTCTGGCATTGGCTGAATCTTGTCGCACGGAGGAAGGAAGACTTGATTTCTTGAGGAAAGCGATTCAACCTCTCTTCGAATCGGCTTCGGCGAGGCAGGTACTGGAACAACCAAGCGATGAAGAACTTCTTCAGTGGTTAGCGGAGGCTGAAGATGTATTATTGGAACTGTTAGGGAAGGAAGAGGATTAA
- a CDS encoding AAA family ATPase: MRIIDLHIDGFGHFQNLRVELSPGFMVIEGPNEAGKSTLLAFIRGLLFGLDKSLVRRYEPLGGKSYGGRMRVCDHNGHTYTLERTFGRKGEPVIYLPDGTREGKSFLPILTGPIHSSVFYNVFAFGLNELEKLESLQHQEIHERIYSTGMGLSSVSLADLFRYLEGEMEKRYKPRGSTQVIAESLRTLKELQKKIRSYQDLPESYNRLQEEWREIEIQLSRLERERKEKEESIAHAKILLELRRVLDERNEIVARLHSLPQTGRFPADGLTRLEQIEQREAELRVEELHLQEERREWNSKWDKLASPSVFLAHERDYLRLRSLRESLAADLNERAAKEESLAMMNRELHVLLDKLGDRRSLDWIERLDTSLPQREWIRIQEKLLSTAEQVVKDVSERYERAKEEYDQIQNEYTEKLNEIRAFESSSPYTKEQIEERELLLQRVSELRQDITMLQKDEAQLCRSREERTKTLALLMNNGKETSSAYRWIGIGLTFVGVFSILLAWWFSVSVVAGLGIGAIAGGGLIFFLKRKGEEQSSPRQFISETQKELERLDQEIAHIRTILEEKRDEARDCVYRLTGENQLSEEKMKFLFKEIKELRAAWAQLNWRKAALDDLTKKKLQCEQRIRSLATLLEKEQRERDKRFAEWDAWLTEQGLPPGLTAISVLEVFHVIEQAQQLVKRKQEVSKILKEINARIKETRDLLQTFLENIGRAPIDEGQELVTFDSLEQEYVQASKNEQERTHLLTEWEKLEKRLHIWEKQMNDLREKKEKLFGVAGVKDEESFRRCAQLWAERCSLEKELTIIDARLETIAGSKARLEKLLPSCMEDEIMTLQSRIAKWEEVIENERIMVSQLQQRKGELKQQREEMENSHELADLRLQVQQYKEKVRVEAHEWAVFAIARALLQEAKERYEREKQPSVLRKASVAFQTITQGQFRHIWSPYHEQQQIEVETAEGRRLELQMLSRGTAEQLYLSMRIALIQEMAEQGIELPVVMDDIFVNFDPMRLRSSLAALRELAKTHQILFFTCHPHMASQMVQEIPGASRLCLEDRQLTPAR, translated from the coding sequence ATGCGAATCATCGATTTGCACATTGACGGATTCGGCCATTTTCAAAATCTGCGAGTGGAACTGTCTCCCGGGTTCATGGTGATCGAAGGACCGAATGAGGCGGGAAAAAGTACATTGCTCGCTTTCATCCGCGGACTTTTGTTCGGTTTGGACAAATCGCTCGTACGCCGGTACGAACCGCTTGGAGGCAAATCTTATGGTGGAAGGATGAGGGTTTGCGACCACAACGGACACACCTATACATTGGAAAGAACATTCGGCCGCAAAGGGGAACCGGTCATCTACCTTCCGGATGGAACACGCGAGGGAAAATCTTTTCTTCCCATACTGACGGGTCCCATTCATTCCTCTGTCTTTTACAACGTGTTTGCTTTCGGACTCAACGAATTAGAAAAGCTGGAAAGCCTGCAGCATCAAGAGATCCATGAGAGGATATACAGCACAGGTATGGGGCTAAGTTCGGTCTCACTCGCGGATCTTTTTCGCTACCTGGAAGGAGAGATGGAGAAAAGATACAAACCTCGGGGCAGTACGCAAGTGATTGCCGAATCATTGCGCACATTAAAAGAATTGCAGAAGAAAATCAGAAGCTATCAAGATTTACCAGAATCGTATAACCGATTGCAAGAGGAATGGCGCGAGATTGAAATACAATTGTCCCGGCTTGAGAGAGAAAGAAAAGAGAAAGAAGAAAGCATCGCGCACGCAAAGATTTTGCTAGAATTGCGACGCGTGCTGGATGAACGAAACGAAATCGTTGCGCGTCTCCACTCGTTGCCGCAAACCGGTCGTTTTCCCGCCGACGGACTTACACGTTTGGAGCAGATTGAACAAAGGGAAGCGGAACTACGTGTGGAGGAACTTCACTTACAAGAAGAACGGCGTGAGTGGAATAGCAAATGGGACAAACTTGCTTCCCCATCCGTTTTTCTGGCGCACGAGAGGGATTATCTCCGCCTCCGTTCCCTGCGCGAATCCCTGGCAGCCGATCTCAATGAACGTGCTGCCAAGGAAGAATCTCTCGCGATGATGAATCGCGAATTGCATGTACTTCTTGACAAGCTAGGTGATCGACGTTCTCTCGATTGGATTGAGCGACTGGATACATCGCTGCCGCAGCGGGAGTGGATTCGCATCCAGGAAAAGCTGCTGTCAACTGCAGAACAGGTAGTTAAGGACGTATCTGAACGTTATGAACGGGCCAAAGAAGAATATGATCAAATACAAAACGAATATACGGAAAAGCTGAATGAAATCCGTGCTTTTGAGTCTTCCTCCCCCTACACGAAAGAGCAGATCGAAGAAAGGGAACTCCTCTTGCAAAGAGTCAGCGAACTGCGACAGGATATTACGATGTTGCAAAAGGATGAAGCGCAATTGTGTCGTTCACGGGAGGAGCGGACGAAGACACTTGCTCTTTTGATGAACAATGGGAAGGAAACAAGTTCCGCGTATCGTTGGATCGGTATAGGCCTGACGTTTGTGGGAGTGTTTAGCATTCTCTTGGCCTGGTGGTTTTCCGTTTCAGTCGTTGCTGGACTGGGAATCGGAGCGATTGCAGGCGGAGGATTGATCTTCTTCTTGAAACGAAAAGGTGAAGAACAATCATCTCCCCGGCAGTTTATATCGGAGACACAGAAGGAATTAGAGCGACTGGACCAGGAGATCGCCCACATACGAACGATTCTGGAGGAGAAAAGAGATGAAGCGCGGGACTGTGTGTACAGACTGACAGGTGAAAATCAGCTATCGGAAGAGAAAATGAAATTCCTTTTTAAGGAAATTAAAGAATTACGTGCAGCCTGGGCGCAACTGAATTGGAGAAAAGCGGCACTCGACGATTTGACAAAAAAGAAGCTGCAATGTGAGCAGAGGATCCGCTCACTTGCAACTTTATTGGAAAAAGAACAGAGGGAACGGGACAAACGATTCGCTGAATGGGACGCATGGCTGACGGAGCAAGGGTTGCCCCCGGGGCTGACGGCGATCAGCGTATTGGAAGTGTTTCATGTGATCGAACAAGCCCAACAGCTCGTGAAGCGGAAGCAAGAAGTGAGCAAAATTCTGAAAGAAATAAACGCGAGGATCAAGGAGACAAGGGATCTTTTGCAAACGTTTCTTGAAAATATAGGAAGAGCACCTATCGATGAAGGGCAGGAACTCGTTACTTTCGATTCTTTAGAGCAAGAGTATGTGCAGGCAAGTAAGAATGAACAAGAGAGAACACATCTTCTCACTGAATGGGAGAAGTTGGAGAAAAGGTTGCACATTTGGGAAAAGCAAATGAATGATCTGCGAGAAAAAAAAGAGAAGCTGTTCGGAGTGGCGGGTGTGAAGGATGAAGAATCGTTTCGAAGGTGCGCCCAACTATGGGCAGAGAGATGTTCACTAGAAAAAGAGTTGACGATCATTGATGCGCGACTAGAAACGATTGCGGGGTCAAAAGCACGATTAGAAAAACTTTTGCCATCATGCATGGAAGACGAGATCATGACGCTTCAGTCCCGGATTGCCAAGTGGGAAGAAGTAATCGAAAATGAACGGATCATGGTTTCGCAGTTGCAACAACGCAAGGGGGAGTTAAAACAACAGAGAGAAGAGATGGAAAACAGCCATGAATTAGCCGATTTGCGACTGCAAGTCCAACAATACAAAGAAAAAGTGAGAGTGGAGGCACACGAGTGGGCGGTCTTTGCGATTGCCAGAGCTCTTTTACAAGAAGCGAAAGAACGTTATGAGCGGGAAAAGCAGCCTTCCGTGTTGCGCAAAGCGTCTGTCGCATTTCAGACGATCACGCAGGGGCAATTTCGACACATCTGGAGCCCTTATCATGAGCAACAGCAGATCGAGGTGGAGACGGCGGAGGGAAGGCGTCTGGAATTGCAAATGTTAAGCAGGGGTACGGCCGAACAATTGTATCTCTCGATGCGGATTGCCCTCATTCAAGAGATGGCGGAACAGGGAATCGAACTGCCTGTTGTCATGGATGATATATTTGTCAACTTTGATCCGATGCGTCTCCGCTCATCGCTCGCTGCATTGCGTGAATTGGCGAAAACGCATCAAATCCTGTTTTTTACTTGCCATCCGCATATGGCTTCTCAAATGGTGCAGGAGATCCCTGGGGCTTCGCGCCTTTGTCTTGAAGACCGTCAATTGACCCCCGCACGGTAA